A genomic stretch from Candidatus Cloacimonadota bacterium includes:
- the folB gene encoding dihydroneopterin aldolase: MKITLQNMIFYGYHGLHEAERTLGQRFAIDVTVSSDPKLDSQVKSLHDTIDYTQIFEVVKEHVENYKYHLLEKLANEIIDAILQKFLLVQKVSLKVRKIAVPINGTLDYVELEMQRERK; the protein is encoded by the coding sequence ATGAAAATAACATTACAAAATATGATCTTTTACGGCTATCATGGACTGCATGAAGCAGAACGTACATTAGGTCAGCGATTTGCGATCGATGTGACAGTTTCCAGTGATCCGAAACTTGATTCACAAGTAAAATCCCTCCATGATACAATTGATTATACCCAGATATTTGAAGTAGTTAAAGAACATGTGGAGAACTATAAATATCACCTTCTCGAAAAACTGGCAAATGAGATCATCGATGCCATACTTCAGAAGTTTTTACTCGTTCAGAAAGTATCACTAAAAGTAAGAAAAATTGCAGTACCGATCAATGGTACACTCGATTATGTCGAGCTTGAAATGCAGAGAGAAAGAAAATAA